A region of the Phaseolus vulgaris cultivar G19833 chromosome 11, P. vulgaris v2.0, whole genome shotgun sequence genome:
CTCAGACTTAGTTCAACATATCATCCTCAGAATGATGGACAATCAGAGAGAACTATCCAATCCTTAAAGGATTTGCAtaggacttgtgtgttagatcatttaggcagttgggatgaaattctacctttggtagagttcacttacaataacaGTTACCAAGATGGCATAGGAATGGCTCATTTCGAGGCATTATATGGAAGAAAGTGTAGGACACCTCTGTGTTGGTTTTAGGATGGTGAgagtgtgttaattggaccagAATCAATATaacaaaccaatgagaaagtcaaaatgattcaAGAAAGATTAAAAACATCAGCAGACAAAAATCTTATGCggatcaaagaagaagacctttagaattctctACAGGTGATCATGTCTTTTTGAGAGTTACATTGTTCATTGTGTTGGAGGAGCactcaaatccaagaaattgactcctaagttcataggaccttatcaaattctcaAGAGAATAGGCCCTGtggcttatgaaattgctttgcctcctcctttgactaacattcacaatattttccatgtatccCAGCTAAGAAAATGTGTACCTGATCCCAACCACATTTTAGAGTCTGGATCCATCCAAGTGAAAGAAAATTTGTCATTTGAAGTGAAGCCAATCagaattttagattcacaagtgaaacaacttcggGAAAGAAGTATTCCCATGGTGAAAGTATTATGGTATCCCTTCTTTGTACATTCTacttgggaaattgaagaggagATACAAGCGTCATACCCTAATCTCTTTCTTGGTAAGTTTATTTTCGAGGACGAAAttttttgtagttggagataatgtaaTAGTGTAGTACAAAAGCAGAGAAGCCCCCACTGTACCACAATcttctttttctccttcttATTTCTTTCTCCATCTCTCCCTTCTatcttctctcttaatttctcactccatacctcatctattttagaatctgatcataccacgctgtagtTGAGGAGTTACgaaacatttctacccgatcagatttttaaacagagtaagtttATTTTTGGTCTAAAGAtcatttgttttctgtttttccttaggatttagtcatcaatcttggtggggtcagttgagaagtttaatcctctcaacttattctactatatactgaatttttgttctgtttggataacttgcattaggcccgtaaatcttgaagcttatctagactgtggggaataaaattctagaggttgctaggaaagcaagcaattaagcCAAGGCaagtgaaatttattttttaataacaccctaggatagaagatctgaatgtggaaggaacgtggtcccaatattcaatttctcttgtagggatatattgtgtgtttatataatgtgttgtttgtttatatattatttaaaatttataaaaatattagatttttctggtttaatatttaagtgttgtttttttaatgttaattaagcttttgaatgttgtggcttgtgtttggaatgatattgtatgatgaaatggtgtggaattgaattcatacatttgggataatgtatggactaatatttgttgtgtattaagtattgatgcctttgtggtaacagagatcttcgaccttcactgatgatctaagtcacatagactaagatatcaggtggtgagaagctgatgggggacttcatgcacaccgtgacatatgagatgcacgacttgggttgtattgaacttaccttgAACTAGTAATCTTCGGATCAGGTGCTAGTCtttggtaggacttacttaatacgggtcttccaaaagacgttgtttgttgaatattaaagatgtgtagatccatgtgagatttatatgattgttttatgttggaatttgaagaagattgaataattgagaaattgaccATGCAttttgattttctcttttaatttaattgcgtatattataaaattttattttcacaagCTCACCCTTGTTTTTcgtgttgtgtttgaactgcaatGACTATACTATGTACATGAGCAGAtaaccatacaggtgcaggagagccttaaagatttcaaagttttattttgagctatggatatgtaaatatttgtatctgtataagtcataatcttgtaatagaaatattttgaaaactttgagtttgtataaaattaaaaaataaatcaaatcttatataaataaaaaataatattttttaatattagaaaACCTTACaataatggaaaataaaaaatactataacaGGAGAATAAATGAGTGTGaattcaaaaataatatatattggcGTGACTTTTCTTCTACATCTATTCATTTTGAGAGAAAGTTATATTTACTGTTCACAGGTATATCTTCTCCTGCTTTTTTCTACAAAATTCTGAATCCAAATAGTTATTATCCCCTCACTTATTTGTTTATAAACAACATATTCACAGAAGCAAGTAGATGCTAAGAGTAGAATGATATTTTTATGTGGTGTGAGAAAAGAATTGTGTATGGTAGGTCTCATAAATCTTTTTTGTAACAAAAGTAAATTTTTCTATTATCATTATGTAGTATTATTGTGAGACAACTTAGTGAAGGTAGTCTGATAGGTGTAATAGATCTATGACATTGTAATGTTAATGTCAATGACTTTATGATAAGAGAGGTAGTCAACTGGTTGAGAGTTTGACGTGAATCTAATAgaaatttaaagaataaaataattttaatatataattttcataataaattaatatatataatggaatatcaatttttatatgaaaaaacttaaatattatcatttatatttttagagtGTTGTTATTAACGAAGATCGTATAAATATATAGGATAAGTTGATTCATAGAGTATTATCGTGGAAGATTTAAATGTTAATTGAAAAAGTTAAAGTTTACGTaactttttcattaatttttgtaaaactcaatttagatataatatttttaccagGTTATTTAGATAGTTTCTAACTTATACTATTTAAGAAACTTGTTTAACCTGATTAGAACCTGTTtgcaaatcaattttttttaagtagatttttaaaatattaacttctaatttttatatttagtctattattattttttaaaatatttattaaaacttcCGGTTTTTTTACACTAGAGcgagttattatttatttaacttattCCCCTCCATTTATACGTACTTATTTTgactttattataatatttaatttattactccAATACACTAATTGatatagtattattaatattatttttaaaattttgattaaaaatatgttatgaaATAGTATAAGATtagtaatataatataaaataaaagcagtaattgaaactaaaaaaattgcaattaaaataattaatctattaataaaaatttaaagacttaaaatatatatttttaaaaaccaaaactATAAACATCTCAAAACGTAAAATTTATAAGCTAATTACTTTCAGGTTTCAATTTCtaactagtttttgtgaaaCATCACtactaataaaaactaaatttagagacaaaaaataatgaaacaTGCCAGTCATCAGACAATCCCAAAAagctaatttattttatttaagcagaaaattaaactcaaacaaagcaaacaaaagaaagagacaaaaataaatcctaaattataaTTCTCCTTCCCCACACTTAAATAAAACATTGTCCTCAatgtaaaaacaattaataaatGTGTATGATAAAAGTAAGAGAAGGAATACTCCCTCTTCAAGCTTGAAAGTAATTAGGGACTTGCAAGGTTATCTCTTCCACCGTCTCTTCTTGAGGAATCTCATGAAAGAGCTTTAGACGATGTCCATTCACCTTAAATGTCTTTGTAGACGTTAGACTCCGCAATTCTACAGTACCATGAGGATGGACATGGATGATAAAAAATGGACCAATCCATCTTGAGCGCAACTTTCCAGGCATAAGCTTTAATCTGGAGTTGAACATTAACACACGTTGACCTGCAACAAACTCCTTGCTAGTGATGAAGTGGTCATGGAGACGCTTGGTCCTCTCCTTGTAAAATTTTGAGTTCTCATATGCCTCCAAATGGATTTCATCCAGCTCTTGCAGCTGGAGTTTTCGCTGCTCTCCTGCCTTGTCATAATTCGTGTTGCATGCCTTTATTGCCCAATAAGCTTTGCTCGATCTCCACAGGTAGAtgaaaagcttttcaaaacttggagcccaaattcttggatttgacaacATAAGAGAACTTTACAAAGAAGATCATGATTTTGCATCCATCTTCGTTAAGTGtgaacatagagcacaaggaggATTTTATGTGTCTGAGGGGTATCTTTTTAAGgaaggaaaactttgtataccccaaggaacacatagaaaacttcttGTAAACGAATCTCATGAATGaggtctcatgggccattttgaaGTATATAAGACTCTTaatcttttaaaaggaaaattcttttggcctcatataaGACGatatgttcaaagacattattttagatgcatttcatgtttaaaagctaaatctaaaacaatgcctcatggactctatactcctttacctATTGCAAGTGCTTCGTGGGAAGACATTAACATGGATTTTATTTTAGCGTTCCCTAGGACCGCAAGAGGTTTTGACTCAATTTTTGTGGttgtggaccgttttagcaaaatggcacattttattccatgccacaaagtggatgatgctcaaaatgtttccaaactcttctttagagaagtagTAAGACTTCATGGATTTCCTAGAAGCATAGTATCGAATAAAGATCCAAAATTCATAAGTCATTTTAGGAAAACCCTTTGGGAGAAACTTGGCACTAACCTTCAATT
Encoded here:
- the LOC137837601 gene encoding uncharacterized protein; its protein translation is MLSNPRIWAPSFEKLFIYLWRSSKAYWAIKACNTNYDKAGEQRKLQLQELDEIHLEAYENSKFYKERTKRLHDHFITSKEFVAGQRVLMFNSRLKLMPGKLRSRWIGPFFIIHVHPHGTVELRSLTSTKTFKVNGHRLKLFHEIPQEETVEEITLQVPNYFQA